The Salminus brasiliensis chromosome 14, fSalBra1.hap2, whole genome shotgun sequence genome contains the following window.
CAATACAATGAGCAGAAATAATGTAGTAATAATGGTAATATCAATAAGAAATATTAGTAAACAGTaatactaataactaataataataatagcaataatagtaataatacttATAGTAATTATTTGTGTTGAATTAATACTtggaaactaaaataaaaataatatgtatGATATGTGACGGAACAGCACATTCTACCTGAAATCAAAACCACCCTTATTAGTATCCGTCACCCCTATGCCAGATGCATTGTGGGTGGCACGTGTTTATTATTGGTGCCAACTGTGTCACAATACATTCAAACCGTTCCTGGTCTCGATAAAAACAGTGCTTTACTGTAGACAGAGAGACGGAGACTCAGCTGAAGGGTGAGCCTTTCCTTAGATTCGGGACAAATTCAGAAAAAATCACCATAAGattattttttaatgcattCACATCTATATTTTTATAAACATATAATATGTCATATGTAATCACATGTAAATTTTCCAATAgtttacaatacaatacaaaaattCAATCTTGTCAATTCAATCTAATTAAAGCATTGATTTATTCTGTAAATAGTacaagtaaaggtgcacgtatcaacagtggcagcttgccgagcccggatatcgaacccacaaccctgtcatcaataggccggagctctaaccgctaagccacccCTGCAAAAAGCTGTTTATGAATACTATAAGGATATTCAATGTGTTCACAGTCCTCCACATCTTTATTACTGGGTAAACAGATGTGGTttacttaaatatttaaataaagttaATGCGTGGTGTACTGAGCTCTGAGTGTGGTGGTGTTTGTCCAGCAGGTGTGGACTGCAGATGCAGGCTGGATAGTGGATTTTTACCCCATGAACTTTACTCTGGAGGAGGAGTACAGCGGGGCCCTCCCCCACACTCTGGCACAGGTAGGTTAGCTTCTCCAGGGCTGGACATTACCTCCCTACTGTCCTTAAGTGTTATTTTGGAAGATTTGTACTTTGTAAGCAATTAAATtacatgttttgtgtttttttacttaCTTACACTTTCAGGAGTAGTTTTAAGTCCCTACTTTTTCATGTAGACCTCAGACACTTGAATTTttgaagtatatatatatttttaccagTCTGATatatttgtgtttctgtgtgtaaatatgtaaatgtcaTAAGCTGGTCAGAGAGTGGACATAAGTGCGTGTATAAGTGTGTGGAAATGGATCACAAAGCAGATGCAGTTactgattggctaaaaggagcgATGGCCAAAGACcccagtgtgaaggaaggagctgagTCTGCAGGTGGATGGAAGCagacggtcatacgggtctaccagcagtagCAGAAACCCCAGCCTACAGGACGTTCTCCTCATTCTCGAGCAGAAGTGAGCGAAGGCCTCTTGCTTGTATTGATGGTCTGCAATTCTCTGTGGAGAGCTCTTTCAGATGTTGGAGGTGAAGAACCTGCTCTGACCTCTAGAAGCAGTTCTCATCTGGAAGTGAATCGATCTTCattcacaagctgtgaaaccCGCCGCCGGTACCTGTCTGAATCCTGAAGAGGACTTCCTATAGGCTGgggtttctgccactgctggtagacctgtatgaccgtctGCTTCCATCCACCTGCAGActcagctccttccttcacactggggtctttggccacgcccaaatgcagtcactcctttttgtattttgctagtgctagggggagctaagagcgggtgggttaattggtagTACCAAATTGAAAGAAACAGGGGACAATTCGACAAACAGAACCTGTCATTtgataaaaaggttctttaccagtttgaAGGCTctttacattcacacacatcacTGAGAAATATACACTGGgaggttctttagggaatcaAATGTGGTTCTCATGTGGGATAGCTTTAAGAACTCTGTGGAGAATAatgttcttctgtgtttttttggttCTCAGCTAAACATGGAGAAGGAATCCCTTCTTGGATGCACTGCCTCCGGACCTGGCATCGATAAAGAGCCAGTGGGAGTTTTTCACATTGACAAGAACCGAGCACTTATCGAGGTCAATGAGAAAGTGGACTACGAGGAGTACAAGAACTTTATGGTAAAGCTTTCTGATGATCCTCTGTTTCAAAACCGTTCACATTTAAGAATTCTCTATTAAACTTAATTAAGTGAGCAGTTAAGTCATTAGACCCTTATTAAAGCCTCatgggttcttcaaaggttctgtAATAAAGGGTTCTAAATGGGTTCTAAACAGAACAGATACTTTGACCATTAAAAAATGCTCATCAAAAATACTATAGAATCATTTTATATAGAATTTATTCCTATCTCTGTGCGTCTGTAAATCACATCTTTAAATTAACTTAAATTAAAACTAAACATATTCACTATTTTCaatgacaaaaataaacattttttgcaaatatatactttttattatCTAGTGATTTATTCCAAAATgttatttgtaataataaaaaatcatttCTACACTGCTTTATGATTTAAGAAATTGTGATCACATAACAAACATCCTGATAAATATACATCAACATTTTTATACATTGCACACCATCTGATATATGATTTTGTTGGAATCATCTGAAATACATTCTATTGTTTGGatgataatataaaaaatgtatatggTATCAGTTTATATATAAAGTTGATTAACAAAATGAAAGTTTTAGTAAAGTTTAAATAAGTTTACTTAACAGATTTAAAAAAGAGTAAATGCTCAAAAATACAAATGtcagcatttgtgtgtgtgtgtgtgtgtgtgtgtgtgtgtgtgtgtgtgtgtgtgtgtgtgtgtgtatttgtagcTCAGACTGGACTGCTTCAGCTCTGATAACGTGCACACGAGACTGGGAGTGGAAATTCAggttctggatattaatgataacGTTCCTGAGTTTGATCAAGAGAAATACGAGACCAGCGTCAAAGAATCAACACCACAAGGTAAAGAACCCACAGTTTTACCCTGAGAACCTCAGAGTGTGAATTTCTAATATCCTGTCAGAACCGATTTACGCGTCAAGCGAAAGCTTCTATCTCTAAAATGTTCTTTCTACTGAAAACATcttttctttaaataaatgaacaaatcgAGTGAAATTGAGTAACACCGCTTTGAAATGTGGAGTTCAAATCTTATGGCCAAACAAGCTGGCATTTCACTGCTGTCTAACAAAAACCTTctatctccatttctgctgtttttctcttttctccataatgtgaatctgcagttgtttagaatttcctgatgaacggaccaatagaaatgctccaacatgactcttataaataaaatctttttattttgGCTTCCATCGAAAGTTCAAAAGGTTTTCCTCGTCCTGTGAAGCTGCTGATCTGGAGATTGTCTTTCCACACATAGTTTATGTGTTTTCTGCAGGTACAGACTTGCTGACAGTGCGTGCTGTGGATCAGGACGACATCGGCACAAGAAACGGACTCTTCACCTTCACCATTACTTCTGTTTCTCCACCCACGTCAAACCTGGACTTCTTCATCCAACAGCAGAGCAACACTGGACGCATCTCATTCAGGGGGTGTCTGGACTATGAGGTCAGTTCAGAGTCTGACCTTTTCACTTTGTTTCATATAGTAAAgattgtgttcatgtgtgtaattaaatacatttatacatttatttatttatgccatTTTTATCATTTCAATGAAGGAGGCCCAGAGTTACACTATACTGGTGGAAGCAAAGGATCATGGGGAAAGCGTGCAGCTGTCCAGCACAGCTACAGTCATAGTCAACATTATTGACAACAATGACCACAAACCAGAGCTGTCTGTTAGACCGGTGAGTCCAATTACATAGTCCAGAACACCActtataacatatataataacTTATAAACAGCTTATACACAGCTTATAAACAGCTTATACACAGTTTATAAACAGCTTATACACAGCTTATAAACAGCTTATACACAGTTTATAAACAGCTTATAAACAGCTTATACACAGCTTATACACAGCTTATAAACAGCTTATACACAGCTTATAAACAGCTTATACACAGCTTATAAACAGCTTATAAACAGCTTATACACAGCTTATACACAGCTTATAAACAGCTTATACACGGCTTATACACAGCTTATACACAGCTTATAAATGGTTTCAAAAATATGAATGTTACTAATGGTTAAAAATCTTTAATGATTAAAATCATTAATACTCAGTTCTACCACATCAATAAAAGGACAACAGTGATCTATGGATGTTCCTCCATACTGTTGAAGCTCAGAAGCTGCAGGTTCCTGATCTACTGTGggttctccatcagtcagtgttcCAGCTGTCAGCTTCAGCAGAGCTCTGTTAATACCTGACTACAGCTGAACCCCAACAGGAGCTTCAATTACTCACTAATGATCATctgatcagctcattaacatatGAAAAAACtactctcacagtctgagctctGAGAGATACTGCTGAGCCTCACTGTTTCAGCAGTGCTGATCTTCATGTTTGGAGCTCATTAACTAACGCTGATGAGTCTTTAAACGAGCCTTTAAATCAGTTGTTTATAAACATTAACAAATTCAATAAATACTGAGGTGATTTACACTTAACATTAAGAATCACTCCAgtgtttataaatattaataaattgttAAGAAATGCTGATCttacaataaaaacattgctgGGGTTAATAAGTGTTAATAACTTTTTACACTTTACAACAAgaccttttttgtttgttttttatttaaaatgaataatctATTAATAAATGCAgatacatttatttactatttacagtGTTAGTGTTTATATGCACTAATAGACTCAATAAATATTGATGCATTTTACCACGTTTGGTGTTTATAAGTGTTAATAACTTATTCATAAATGCTGATGTGGTTTATTATACacatgtgttttaataaatgctAAAGTGACATTTTACAAAAAGTCCATTCTTGGTGTTTAAAGTTTGTTATAGCTCTTTAATAACTGCTAATTATTGTTTAGGCTTTACATTGAGACCCCTGTAGGTGTTTAGAGGCATGAATAACCTATTAATAAATGCAAATGTGTTTAGCAGTTTATGATAAGACGCTTTcatgtgtttgtgagtgttatTACGGCATTAATAAATGGTCAAAGACCATTTGTTACCATGGTTGACCATGGTTGAGGTTTTATGGTAGAAACCTATTCAGAAAGTTCTGCTGAAGCTCAGAGGTTTAACACTGACCGATAGAGAAGAACCAGCAAACATCTGAGCTTTAACAGTAGAGATGACTGTCTAGTAAAAGCCAGAtcacttttatatattttatatatatttgtgttataACTGCTTATTAATGATGATTAAGCTGTTTATAAACAAATTAACAACCATATATTTAGTACCTTAAATTgtgctgtgttttgctgtgcTGACCTGCAGGGTGGTGGGcgagtgaaggagagagagagcggagtGGTGGTCTACAGACTGGAGGTGAATGATAAAGACCACCAAGGGTCTGCAGGCTGGAGAGCTAAATACAGTCTTCATGGAGAAAAAGAGGAGAACTTTAGGATTGAGACGGAACCCACAACTAATCATGGGATCCTGTCTGTAATTGCGGTGAGAGAACATCCACTTTACCTCCAACGTTATGATCAAAAAAACCTAGAGCACGTTAAAAAAGGaggttctttaggaaaggcAATGGATCAATGTACTGTATAGAACCCCAACAACTTAAAGAACCACAAAGGGTTCCTTTCTGCGATGGAGAACCTCTTGTAGATTCTTCTGTATGAAATCGTTTGTTTGTGTGAAACCATGTGTTCTACATTATAatgaaaatggttctttgactcttaacagtagtggaaccttttttggtgatatatatatatatatatatatatatatatatatatatatatatatatatatatatttacttacttttttctacaaaagaatcaattaaaagaacatttataagttatatatatagttataagtCCACTATTTATGTAATTAGAACCTTTAGAACCCTTTTTACCTTTTGATGTAACACATGAACTATTATTGTCGCttatttgtttagtttgttccgtttaaattataataaaatgtttttttttaacaatactTTTAGTTATACAATATTCTTGCATATTTCATGTATAAAACGTTGGGCatcattgttgttgttaataataataagaagaagaacaacaacaacaataataataataataataataataataataataataataataataaaactatgtactttactgtagtatttctattggtccatattCACACAGTTTAAACACTGATGGTTTTAGCAAGTGGAATGAACAGAacgggtctctctctctctctctctgtctctctctgtctctgtctctctctctctgtctctctctctctctctctgtctctctctgtctctgtctctctctctctgtctctctctctctctctgtctctctctctctctctctgtctctctctctctctctctctctctctctgtctctctctctctctctctgtctctctctctctctctctctctctctctctgtctctctctctctctctctctctctctctgtctctctttctctctctctctctctctctctctctctctctctctctctctctctctctcttgtttagCCGCTGGACTTTGAGGAGAGCCCTAAGCTGACCCTGTCTGTCAGCGTGGAGAACGAGGAGCCCCTGTTCTCCTGTGCAGTAAAGCAGCGGCGGGATGGTGGCCTGTGGGACGTGAGCTATTTCAGAGAGAGCTCAGGTTCTGCTCTGCTGAGCTTCCCCATCACCATCACTGTGGAGGACGTTAACGACCCACCAGAACTGACCCCCACTGTGAAACACGTGAGCATCATGGAGAACACTGCAGCTGGACACAGCCTGTGGATGTTCACTGCGACGGACCATGATTCACACAATTCACCTGCAAACATTAGGTGAGAAGATCCATtcacactttattaggaacgcTATACTAATACTGATACTGGGTAGGGCACCCATAGGGCACCCATAGGGCAAacatagccccccccccccctgtgcAGGTGCAGTATCTAGAACAAGCCAAGCTTGTTTTTGTGCTGTTGAGCGGAACGTTACGTCGGATTTTAGCAGTGAATTAAAACACGTTTCTGAAACGTCGTCTGATCTGCAGTTTCCAGCAGTTTGCTCCCCCTTCAGTCGGTCACCTGTCAGCAGGTTTGCTAGAAGCTATGAaattattagaaagtgtttttcctCTAGAACTTCAATGTTTCAGTAACTTCTAGAAAGAACTTTTAGAATTTAGTAAACTCTAGAATTTTATAAGTAATTGCTAGAATTTGTTTCAATAGTTGCTAGAATTTATTCAGAAACTTCAAGAAATTATTCATAAACTTCTAGAATATTTTCAATAATTGCTATAATTAATTCTAGAATGTTTTTAAGATCTGCTAGAacttattcagtaacttctagGATTTATTCAATAACTTCTAGGatttattcagtaacttctagAAATAACTTTTAGAATTCAGTAACCTATCGAATGTTATAAATAGTTGCTATAATTTAGTCAGAAACTTCaagaaattattcagtaacttctgGAAATTATTCATAAACTTCtagaatatttttaataattgctATAATTAATTctagatgtttttttaatatctgctagaatttattcagtaacttctagAATTTTATTAGTAACTTTTAGAAATTATTCAAAAGTTCTATTTTTCAATAGTTAAACTTAGTTAAATAGTTGAATAGttattctctctgtctgtctctctctctctctctctctgtctgtctctctctctctctctctgtctctctctctctctctctctctgtctctctctctctctctctctgtctgtctctctctctctctctctctgtctctctctctctctctctctctctgtctgtctctctctctctgtctctctctctctctctctctctgtctctgtctctctgtctctctctctctctctgtctgtctctctctctgtctctctctctctctctctctctctctctctctctctctgtctctctctctctctgtctctctctctctctctctctctctctgtttctctctctctctgtctctctctctctctctctgtctctctgtctctctctctctctaggttcCTTAAAGGAGAAGATGTAGATAACTGGGTCACCGTGAACGAGACTGGTCACGTATCCACAGTAAAAGCTCTGGACAGAGAGTCGCCCTTTGTAAAAGACAACACTTACACTGTTACTGTGCTCGCTGTGGATCAAGGTAAGTAATTTAACAGCTCTGATGTTTATAGTAGTGATGCTATGATATTTACCTAAGGGCTTCCTACTGAACTACCtcttaatgctattagagcttcatactggatattaatgttattagaacttcatactggatattaatgctattagagcttcatactggatattaatgatattagagcttcatactggatattaatgttattagaacttcatactggatattaatgttattaaaacttcatactggatattaatgatattagagcttcatactggatattaatgttattagagcttcatactggatattaatgttattagaacttcatactggatattaatgatattagagcttcatactggatattaatgttattagaacttcatactggatattaatgttattagagcttcatactggatattaatgttattagaacttcatactggatattaatgctattagagcttcatactggatattaatgatattagagcttcatactggatgttaatgatattagagcttcatactgatattaatgctattagagcttcatactggatattaatgttattagagcttcatactggatgttaatgatattagagcttcatactgatattaatgctattagaacttaatactggatattaatgttattagagcttcatactgatattaatgatattagagcttcatactgatattaatgttattagaacttcatactggatattaatgttattagagcttcatactggatattaatgttattagaacttcatactggatattaatgttattagagcttcatactggatattaatgttattagaacttcatactggatattaatgatattagagcttcatactggatattaatgttattagagcttcatactggatattaatgttattagagtttcatactggatattaatgatattagagcttcatactggatattaatgctattagaacttcatactggatattaatgttattagagcttcatactggatattaatgatattagaacttcatactggatgctTGTTTTATTAGGGCAGTAATATTATAATACATCTATATCCTTTCATTTTTCGAACAAGCCAGTCAGAATTTGCTGCTCCTCTGTAATCTCCAGGTGAGCCTCCAATGACAGCAACAGGAACACTGGTCATCCATGTGTTGGACAAGAATGACAACCTGCCCATGCTTGAGGTGAACACActggaaatgtgtttttctgaCGAGCCCACCATGACCAACATCACTGCTGTGGACCTGGATCTGCCTCCATTCAGCAGCCCCTTCACCTACGAACTCCGGGGGGACGTGAAGGGGAAGTGGAGGATTGAACCCAGCTTTGGTAAAAACTGAgaaaacaatatttttacaAATAGAACATTTAAACCCACTCTAGTGCTTCCACCCACTGACctcttaccccccccccccccctctctctctttacaggaTCGACTGTGTCTCTGGTGAAGGAGGGTGGGGTGTTTTCAGGCCAGCATGAGCTCAAAGTGAGGGTTCAAGACTCTCAGGGGAGATCCTCAGTGCAGAGTCTGACCGTCAGTGTGTATGACTGCTCCATCACATTCAGCAGCCGATCTGAGAAAAGACCTTCAGCAAGGCTGAGCGCCATCGCCCTCACGATCATCATAACCGCCCTGCTGCTGGGTAAGAGCGCAGTCCGACATCTGTGTGTTAATAGTGCTGGTGTTGGGTAATTATTGATATGCATAAACCGATAGTATTCATTGAGTCATTGTTGACCAGTTCAATTACTATCATCCTTCTATTGTTTAACTGGATAAACTTCACATTTCGTGTCAATGTAACCATTAACCCATTAAATCCTAGTTTTAATTACAGTTATTACTAGAAATGATTCACTACATACTGAAagtattcagtaacttctaGAAATAATTTATTCAGCAACCTCTAGGCATGTTTCAGACACTGCTAGAAATCTGTAACCTTtagattttttatatataatagaataaaaaatatataaaattatattttataatatatttttatataaaaactataaaattataacattataatataataattgctAGAAATGTTTCAGTAACTTCTAAAAAAATCATATAGTAACCTCTAGAAATAATACAGTAAtttctaaatattatttaaataattggtAGAAATGATTCTGTAACTAATATATAAAGGAATTAAAGCATTAA
Protein-coding sequences here:
- the LOC140577441 gene encoding cadherin-like protein 26 produces the protein MVNQVWTADAGWIVDFYPMNFTLEEEYSGALPHTLAQLNMEKESLLGCTASGPGIDKEPVGVFHIDKNRALIEVNEKVDYEEYKNFMLRLDCFSSDNVHTRLGVEIQVLDINDNVPEFDQEKYETSVKESTPQGTDLLTVRAVDQDDIGTRNGLFTFTITSVSPPTSNLDFFIQQQSNTGRISFRGCLDYEEAQSYTILVEAKDHGESVQLSSTATVIVNIIDNNDHKPELSVRPGGGRVKERESGVVVYRLEVNDKDHQGSAGWRAKYSLHGEKEENFRIETEPTTNHGILSVIAPLDFEESPKLTLSVSVENEEPLFSCAVKQRRDGGLWDVSYFRESSGSALLSFPITITVEDVNDPPELTPTVKHVSIMENTAAGHSLWMFTATDHDSHNSPANIRFLKGEDVDNWVTVNETGHVSTVKALDRESPFVKDNTYTVTVLAVDQGEPPMTATGTLVIHVLDKNDNLPMLEVNTLEMCFSDEPTMTNITAVDLDLPPFSSPFTYELRGDVKGKWRIEPSFGSTVSLVKEGGVFSGQHELKVRVQDSQGRSSVQSLTVSVYDCSITFSSRSEKRPSARLSAIALTIIITALLLGILLVTFSLSCLNRKTLMREMQSSEGSLLHYNTEMPGTDCENYDQMLWSTLPDLMKFERGICKE